One window of Ziziphus jujuba cultivar Dongzao chromosome 5, ASM3175591v1 genomic DNA carries:
- the LOC107421380 gene encoding very-long-chain aldehyde decarbonylase GL1-9 produces MVFWEEYASDEAMGTFAPIVVYWLYAGLYELLPPLDGYRLHTRKEEKVKNSVPLASVIKGVLLQQFFQATVAHGLFLFTSMTNASGITVQPSIPVQIVQFIIAMLVMDTWQYFVHRYMHQNKFLYRHIHSQHHKLVVPYAVGALYNHPLEGLLLDTVGGAISFLVSGMTARTAVYFFCFAVIKTVDDHCGLWLPGNIFHTLFQNNTAYHDIHHQLQGLKYNYSQPFFPIWDKLLGTHMPFNLVKRPEGGFEAKPIKNWSQN; encoded by the exons ATGGTTTTCTGGGAAGAGTATGCGAGTGATGAAGCAATGGGGACTTTTGCCCCAATCGTGGTCTATTGGTTGTATGCTGGGCTTTATGAGCTGTTGCCTCCGTTGGATGGCTATCGCTTGCatacaagaaaagaggagaaggTGAAGAATTCTGTGCCACTAGCTTCGGTGATTAAGGGCGTTTTGCTACAGCAGTTTTTTCAGGCCACCGTTGCTCATGGGCTCTTCTTG TTCACATCGATGACCAATGCATCAGGAATCACAGTTCAGCCCTCCATTCCTGTCCAGATTGTGCAGTTTATTATTGCAATGCTTGTTATGGACACATGGCAGTACTTTGTGCATCGGTACATGcatcaaaacaaatttttgtaTCGCCATATCCATTCGCAACATCACAAGCTTGTTGTCCCATATGCAGTTGGAGCCCTTTATAATCACCCTCTTGAGGGGCTGTTGCTTGACACTGTGGGTGGGGCCATATCTTTTCTAGTCTCAGGGATGACTGCGAGAACTGCAGTTTATTTCTTCTGCTTTGCTGTCATTAAAACTGTCGATGATCATTGTGGACTTTGGTTACCTGGTAATATCTTTCATACGTTATTCCAGAATAACACCGCTTATCATGATATCCATCATCAACTGCAAGGTTTGAAGTATAATTATTCTCAACCGTTTTTCCCAATATGGGATAAGCTCCTCGGAACTCACATGCCTTTCAATCTTGTGAAGAGACCTGAAGGGGGTTTTGAAGCAAAGCCGATCAAAAATTGGTCGCAGAATTAA